Below is a genomic region from Sediminitomix flava.
GAATAAAGGTGTCTCATATTACGCCTCAAAGTTGATAGCTGATAAAATGATAGCTTGGGAAGTGGAGTACTGGGAAAAGGTGATTGATAGGATTTCTTATTCAAAAGCTAAGTCTATTTTATTGGCTTCAATGGTTAAAAATAGTAATAAGAAAAGTGTTTTGGCTAAAGTGAAATCACTTTACTCTTCTTCCTCAAAAACACACGAAAGAGCATGGTATTTGGATGCGTTATGTAAGGATACGACACAATGGGAGTTGGCTACAAAAGTGATTATGCAGGATACTTCACAGCAATTGAAAACTTCTGCGTTACAGTCTTTAATTAATGCCTATAAGCAAAGTGATGAACAGGTTGTAAAGGCTGTATACCCTAAAATTGAAGAAGAATTTTTAGCCATGTTGAAAGTTATGCTAGAATCTAATGATGAAGGGCTGATTTCGATAGCGGCTTCTTCACTAAGAGACCCTGTTTTGGGCTATAAAAGACTGATAGAAGATTATGAATTTTTGTATACCACTAAAGATAAGTTAAGATTACCTCTTCAATACGAAGCACTATATGAGTTGAATAAAACGATAGCTTATTATGAAGGTAAAGACGAAGAAAATTTAGATCCTTCGGTATTTCTGAAGAAAGAGCTTAACACCAAAACATTAGCAACTATCCCTTCAGATGGGATTGTGAAGGTAGAAACATCAGAAGGAAATATCTTTCTAAGATTGAACCTAGAAAAGTCACCTATTGGTGTTCAGCATTTTGTGGAGAACTTACATAAAGGATACTACAACCATAAGCGTTTTCATAGAGTAGTTCATGATTTTGTTGTGCAAACAGGCTGCCACAGAGGCGATGGATTTGGTACTGATGCTGAAGAATTGATTCCTTCGGAATTTACTTCAGATTATTATGAAAAAGGAACTGTAGGAGTAGCTTCATTAGGAAAGGATACAGAGTCTAGTCAGTGGTTTATTACTTTGACCGATACTCCAAGATTGAATGGGAGATATACAGTGATTGGGAAAGTTATTCAAGGAATGGATGTTGTTGAACGACTTTCTGAGGAGGATTATGTTCTAAATGTGAGTTGGGAAAATAATCATCTTCTGATCTAATATTTGAAATGACATTATGTAAACAATGGCGTATCAATAATGAATTGATACGCCATTTTTGTATTATTTATTCTTCAATAGGAGGCATGTCTTTGGATTCGATTAGCTCACCTTTGTTGTATTTTTCAACTTTGGTCAAATTGCCTTCCTCATCATAGTACTTCCATTCTCCTAACTTCTTCAAAAGGTAAAGTCTTCCTTCTTTTCGTATTTGTTGATTAGGATAATAATATTTGGCTGCGCCGTAAATTTTACCCTTGTCGTAAGTTATTGTCGACTTGATCTGTCCACCTTTTTCATCAAAATAATTAACGACAAGTCCATGAATCCTTTTTCTCAGATAAGGCTCTAGAGTTTTAAGATTACCACTTTCATAATAATATTTCTTAGGTTCTACGATCTGTCCTTTCGTAAATTTGGTTTCTTCTTTGATTGCGCCAGTTGGGTGATAGCTTTTCCAAATGCCTTCTTCTCTTTTATATTTTATGAATGACTCACTTTTCAGTTTTTCATTTTCATAAAACTCTTTAATCTGTTGATCGCGTTCTTTATTGCTGTAAACAATTACAGATTTTAAAATTCCAGAAGGATAGAAGGTTTCTGATTTTCCTTCTTTTAGATTGTTGGAATATCTGAAAATGTATTCTTTGTTTCCATTGGTGAAATAACCTTTTGAAATGCCATGAAGTTGACCATTTAATGTCTCTGCTTCACGAATGAGGGTACCATCTTCGGTGTATTCTTTAAAGTATCCTTTCCCAGATGGGATTGTTACAACCTCCTGTTTAATTTGCTTATTCTGATAATAGATTTTGTAATTATTGGTGTTTTTTCCCGCTTCAAAATTTGTTTCAGATTGAAGCGTTCCATCAGAATAGTACGTCTTTCTAACTCCTTCCTCTTTTCCGTTTTGATAAGGAGTTTCTTCTTTTAAAGCGCCATTTTCATAAAAAGACTGAGTAATCCCTTCTAGTTGACCTGCTTTAAATTGACTTTTGGTTTTAATGGTGTCACTGAGGTAAAAAGTAATGAACTCACCATCCATTAAGTCATGGTGATAGTGACCTTGCTGTATAATTTTACCATCTCGATCAAAAGCTTCAACAGGTCCTTCTCTTAGGTCGTTTTCCATTTGGTAAACACTCATGATATTTCCATTCGGGTAATATTCCTTGAAACTACCATGTCGTTTTCCATTTTTCATGCTCACTTCAGCATTAACACTGCCGTCAGGGTAATACCTTTTAAGCTCACCTTCTAATTGACCTTTGATATAAAAACCTTTTGCTTTTACTCTTCCGTCAAAGAAATAGCTTGCGAATTCTCCCTCTTCAAGTCCGTCTTTATAAAATTTAGAAATACGTGCTTGTCCATTTTCGTAATATTCAATGTATTCCTTTTCTAATTTTCCGTTCTGAAAAAAGGCTTTTACTTCAACGTTATTGAAGTTTGAATCTGGGTAAAACCTAAGATATGCTCCATGTTTTATAGAATCGGGAGAATCTATTATGATATATTTTTCTTTTAAGATTGCTTGGTTAAGATCAGAATAGGTCTTGATTTCTTTGGTTTTAATTGGATTATCTTGAAGCCCTTTGGCATAAGTGTTTGATATTGTGAGTAGAAAAAAAAGTGTGGTCGTAATTATAAATCTCATGGCTTGGAAATGATTTTTCGCAAAGATAATGAAAACGATATATTGGTTTATTCTAAACCCCATTTTACGAATATTATGCCATGAAAAAAGCCTGTCTTAAAT
It encodes:
- a CDS encoding peptidylprolyl isomerase; translation: MKRNNKIFVFTVFALALGAFLFFNNFFSTQSIFLNKYENKKLQNVLKLQLARDTEALEKLYQKSKSAEIKASIISALGKIQDPKSEFFLMEVLKDTLSDLESRKEAAFAIGQFRNNKNAADLTNLITSESEKSFVDEMIVALGKVGGEAQLDFLVHLKESNHQYAFSCLQGLSELLAKGIYNEQAVFNILEKFLSEDEMYRTLGAQYFSRVPNLDAVIPYASITGLINNETDTDSRSKLILSLRHYPKNGDVKKFLLNHLETEKSPLVLMEALQALNSFSLTYREKKKVIPSLSSENKGVSYYASKLIADKMIAWEVEYWEKVIDRISYSKAKSILLASMVKNSNKKSVLAKVKSLYSSSSKTHERAWYLDALCKDTTQWELATKVIMQDTSQQLKTSALQSLINAYKQSDEQVVKAVYPKIEEEFLAMLKVMLESNDEGLISIAASSLRDPVLGYKRLIEDYEFLYTTKDKLRLPLQYEALYELNKTIAYYEGKDEENLDPSVFLKKELNTKTLATIPSDGIVKVETSEGNIFLRLNLEKSPIGVQHFVENLHKGYYNHKRFHRVVHDFVVQTGCHRGDGFGTDAEELIPSEFTSDYYEKGTVGVASLGKDTESSQWFITLTDTPRLNGRYTVIGKVIQGMDVVERLSEEDYVLNVSWENNHLLI
- a CDS encoding toxin-antitoxin system YwqK family antitoxin — translated: MRFIITTTLFFLLTISNTYAKGLQDNPIKTKEIKTYSDLNQAILKEKYIIIDSPDSIKHGAYLRFYPDSNFNNVEVKAFFQNGKLEKEYIEYYENGQARISKFYKDGLEEGEFASYFFDGRVKAKGFYIKGQLEGELKRYYPDGSVNAEVSMKNGKRHGSFKEYYPNGNIMSVYQMENDLREGPVEAFDRDGKIIQQGHYHHDLMDGEFITFYLSDTIKTKSQFKAGQLEGITQSFYENGALKEETPYQNGKEEGVRKTYYSDGTLQSETNFEAGKNTNNYKIYYQNKQIKQEVVTIPSGKGYFKEYTEDGTLIREAETLNGQLHGISKGYFTNGNKEYIFRYSNNLKEGKSETFYPSGILKSVIVYSNKERDQQIKEFYENEKLKSESFIKYKREEGIWKSYHPTGAIKEETKFTKGQIVEPKKYYYESGNLKTLEPYLRKRIHGLVVNYFDEKGGQIKSTITYDKGKIYGAAKYYYPNQQIRKEGRLYLLKKLGEWKYYDEEGNLTKVEKYNKGELIESKDMPPIEE